The Candidatus Binataceae bacterium genome has a segment encoding these proteins:
- a CDS encoding Rieske 2Fe-2S domain-containing protein codes for MLTREDNELLCRVGPGTPMGMLGREYWVPALRAATLQADGAPMRVRLFGDNFVAFRATDGRLGFFDEGCPHRCTSLALARNEDNALTCIFHGWKIDVSGKVVDVPSEPPERRTEFAAKVRVRHYPVREAGGVVWVYLGRRQPPPRFYDFEFNRLPASHLMPLRALLHCNWLQGFEAVLDAAHVGILHKSWLVQPAGKLAGLAAVTAPTFELLAKPYGFREAALRDLRDGTCYARIREVVLPFFSFIPNDPPLQSLCIAAIPIDDEWTAQWYFWYDPAAPIQPPARDWQLSRTSGDPDNFCSTLGSAENNWGQDRAKMKDGHWSGMWTFHYEDFVTQLSMGTLVDRSREYLGSSDSIIIRVRRMLLEGIRAFEAGRAAPGFDQEVDYRQIRALGIRYPREQDWRCLGVANPPTLPD; via the coding sequence ATGCTGACGCGCGAAGACAACGAGCTGCTCTGCCGGGTGGGGCCGGGCACTCCGATGGGAATGCTGGGCCGCGAATACTGGGTTCCGGCGCTGCGCGCGGCCACCCTACAAGCTGACGGCGCGCCGATGCGGGTGCGGTTGTTCGGCGACAATTTCGTCGCCTTTCGGGCAACCGACGGGCGGCTCGGGTTTTTCGACGAGGGCTGTCCTCATCGCTGCACCTCGTTGGCGCTGGCCCGTAATGAAGACAATGCGCTGACCTGTATTTTCCATGGCTGGAAAATCGATGTTTCGGGCAAGGTGGTCGATGTCCCCTCCGAGCCACCCGAGCGACGGACCGAATTCGCCGCCAAGGTGCGGGTGCGCCACTATCCGGTGCGCGAGGCTGGTGGGGTGGTGTGGGTTTATCTAGGCCGCCGTCAGCCGCCGCCGCGCTTCTATGACTTCGAGTTCAATCGCCTACCTGCCAGCCATCTGATGCCTTTGCGCGCGCTGCTCCATTGCAACTGGTTGCAGGGTTTCGAAGCGGTGCTGGATGCCGCCCATGTTGGGATCCTTCACAAGTCGTGGTTGGTTCAGCCCGCTGGTAAGCTGGCCGGCCTGGCCGCGGTTACCGCGCCGACCTTCGAGCTGCTGGCCAAGCCCTACGGCTTTCGCGAAGCGGCGCTGCGCGATCTGCGCGACGGTACTTGCTATGCGCGGATCCGCGAGGTGGTGCTACCCTTTTTCTCGTTCATCCCCAACGATCCGCCGCTGCAAAGCTTGTGCATTGCCGCCATTCCAATCGATGACGAATGGACCGCGCAGTGGTACTTCTGGTACGACCCCGCCGCGCCGATCCAGCCGCCCGCGCGTGACTGGCAGCTCAGCCGGACTTCGGGCGATCCCGACAATTTTTGCTCGACCCTTGGCAGTGCCGAGAACAACTGGGGCCAAGACCGCGCCAAAATGAAGGACGGCCACTGGAGCGGGATGTGGACCTTCCATTACGAAGACTTTGTCACCCAGCTCTCGATGGGAACGCTGGTCGATCGCAGCCGGGAGTATCTGGGTTCGAGCGATAGCATCATCATTCGGGTACGACGGATGTTACTGGAGGGGATCCGGGCTTTTGAAGCTGGCCGCGCGGCGCCCGGATTCGATCAAGAGGTGGATTACCGCCAGATCCGCGCGCTGGGCATCCGGTATCCCAGGGAGCAGGACTGGCGCTGCTTGGGTGTCGCCAATCCGCCGACCCTGCCAGACTGA